The sequence CTGGGCCAACAGGTCAAGGGAACAGAAAGTGCGCCGTACCCTGACAGCGCCGCGCCGGTGGCCTAGACTGGACGCAATGTCAAATGTGTTTTTCTCTCTCCTGCCTGTGCGCACTCAGGACCTCTTTTGACCGGGCCAGAACTGACCGTCTCCGCTTCCGAGGGCCAGATTTCAGGGAGCCACACTGCGGAAGCCCAGGGCGCTGCCCCAGCCGAGCAGGTCACCCTGCAGATTGAACTGGAGCACCGTGAGGAAGCGCTGGCCCTGCTGGGCACCGGCGACGAGAACCTGCGCCTGATGCGTCAGCTTTCGCCGGCCCAGATTCGGGCCCGCGGCGGCACCGTGCAGATCAGCGGGACAGCGGCCGAAGTCGAGGTGGCCGAGCGTATGGTCCGCGACGCGCTGGACGTGGTGCGCCGGGGCGGCGAGCTGACCCCGGACCACCTGCGCCGCAGCGCCCGCCTCAGCGGTGAAGGGCGCTCGCTGGCGGCCGAAACCGAAGTCAAGGGACTGAGCCTGCCGCGTGGCCTCAAGCCCAAGACCCCCAGCCAAAAGGAATATCTCGAAAAAATCGAGAGCAGCGACATCGTCTTCGGTGTCGGCCCGGCCGGTACCGGCAAGACCTACCTGGCTGTGGCGATGGCCGTGCAGGCGCTCAAGACGAAAAAGGTCAAGCGCATTATCCTGACCCGCCCTGCCGTGGAAGCCGGCGAGCGCCTGGGCTTCTTGCCCGGCGACCTGCAAGCCAAGATCGACCCCTACCTGCGCCCACTGTACGACGCGCTGTACGACATGCTGGACCAGGAAAAGTTCGAGTCCTACCTGCAAAGCGGCGTGATTGAAGTGGCTCCGCTGGCCTTCATGCGTGGCCGGACGCTGAACGACGCCTTCGTGATTCTGGACGAAGCGCAGAACACCACCGGCGAGCAGATGAAGATGTTCCTGACCCGCATGGGCTTCAGCTCCAAGGTGGTCGTCACCGGCGATGTCACCCAGATTGACCTGCCGCGCCACGTCACTTCGGGCCTGGCCATCGCCAAGCGGGTGCTCTCGCCTATCGAAGGCATTGGCTGGCACGAATTCACCGACGTGGACGTGGTGCGTCACCCGCTGGTAGGCCGCATCATCAAGGCGTACCAGATTGCAGAAGACGCGGAAGAGGACCGCCGCGCCGCTCGCCGGGGCGAGTTCGCGGGCATTCCCGAAGAAGAACTGGACCGCCCCGCCCAGGGCTGAGCCCCCGCCCTGCTTGCCCTTTGCCTCCGGGAGGGGGTTTTTTTGTTGCCCGCACAAAAAAAACCGCCCCGGAGGGCGGCGTGTAGCTTTCAGCGCTTACTTGGCTTCGGCGTAGCGGCGGGCGACCTCGTCCCAGTTCACCACGTTCCAAAAGGCCTTGAGGTAGTCGGGGCGGCGGTTCTGGTAGTTCAGGTAGTAGGCGTGCTCCCACACGTCCACGCCCAGAATCGGGGTGCCGCTGGTGCCGGCCACGGCTTCACCCATCAGCGGGTTGTCCTGGTTGGCGGTGGATACGACGGCCAGGGCACCGTCCTTGACGACCAGCCAGGCCCAGCCGGAGCCGAAGCGGGTCTTGGCGGCGTCCTCGAATTTTTCCTTGAAAGCGTCGAAGGAGCCGAACGTACTGGTGATGGCGTCCATCAGTTCGCCGCTCGGCTGGTTGCCTTCGCCGCCCTTGCCGCTCAGCACCGTCCAGAACAGGCTGTGGTTGGCGTGGCCGCCGGCATTGTTGCGCACCGCGCCTTTCTTGTCGGCGGGCAGGCTGTCCAAGTTCTGAATCACGTCCAGCACGTCGCGGTCAGCCCACTCGGTGCCTTCCAGGGCCTTGTTGGCGTTGTCCACGTAGGCCTGATGGTGCTTGCCGTGGTGAATCTGCATGGTCTGGGCGTCGATATGGGGTTCCAG is a genomic window of Deinococcus proteolyticus MRP containing:
- a CDS encoding PhoH family protein, with the protein product MTGPELTVSASEGQISGSHTAEAQGAAPAEQVTLQIELEHREEALALLGTGDENLRLMRQLSPAQIRARGGTVQISGTAAEVEVAERMVRDALDVVRRGGELTPDHLRRSARLSGEGRSLAAETEVKGLSLPRGLKPKTPSQKEYLEKIESSDIVFGVGPAGTGKTYLAVAMAVQALKTKKVKRIILTRPAVEAGERLGFLPGDLQAKIDPYLRPLYDALYDMLDQEKFESYLQSGVIEVAPLAFMRGRTLNDAFVILDEAQNTTGEQMKMFLTRMGFSSKVVVTGDVTQIDLPRHVTSGLAIAKRVLSPIEGIGWHEFTDVDVVRHPLVGRIIKAYQIAEDAEEDRRAARRGEFAGIPEEELDRPAQG
- the sodA gene encoding superoxide dismutase [Mn], whose translation is MAFELPQLPYGFDALEPHIDAQTMQIHHGKHHQAYVDNANKALEGTEWADRDVLDVIQNLDSLPADKKGAVRNNAGGHANHSLFWTVLSGKGGEGNQPSGELMDAITSTFGSFDAFKEKFEDAAKTRFGSGWAWLVVKDGALAVVSTANQDNPLMGEAVAGTSGTPILGVDVWEHAYYLNYQNRRPDYLKAFWNVVNWDEVARRYAEAK